The Dendropsophus ebraccatus isolate aDenEbr1 chromosome 10, aDenEbr1.pat, whole genome shotgun sequence genome has a segment encoding these proteins:
- the LOC138766499 gene encoding olfactory receptor 5B12-like, which translates to MKLNQTVTYFIMKGLSDDPELQAPIFVLVLLIYLIVLLGNMGLLLLICLESHLHTPMYFFLGNLSIVDMTSCTITLHKILLTFITGDNKVPYLTYLVKLYLFQAVVALEVLVLTTMSYDRYVAICRPLNYKTIMNYKICLLLASFCWLFSFLHCIPQISAAFEISCFTTNVIDHFFCDLVPFMEIVCPHSLKMLRLITNTEGLLVYNIIPFSLTVTSYIFIIIAIMKIRTSIGRRKAFYTCSSHLIVNTLLYTSFILQYYIPSNFVGSKKIFSLFNTVILSLLNPFLYSIRNEDIKIAFKRRIGKFKSNTFGHIVANVIGVRKEI; encoded by the coding sequence ATGAAGCTAAATCAAACAGTCACATATTTCATCATGAAAGGGTTATCTGATGATCCTGAGCTCCAGGCTCCAATATTTGTTCTGGTTTTACTTATTTATCTCATTGTCCTTCTCGGGAATATGGGTCTTCTTCTCCTGATCTGCCTGGAATCTCATCTTCACACTCCCATGTATTTCTTCCTTGGTAACTTGTCTATAGTGGACATGACTTCTTGTACTATCACCCTACATAAGATCCTTCTAACGTTCATCACTGGAGATAACAAGGTTCCCTACCTGACCTATTTGGTTAAATTGTATCTGTTTCAAGCTGTAGTAGCACTTGAGGTTTTAGTATTGACGACAATGAGCTATGATCGATATGTAGCAATTTGTAGACCCTTGAATTATAAAACCATTATGAACTATAAGATATGTCTACTCTTGGCCTCATTTTGTTGGCTATTTAGTTTTTTACATTGCATTCCCCAAATCTCGGCTGCATTCGAGATATCTTGTTTTACCACAAATGTCATTGACCACTTCTTCTGTGACCTTGTCCCCTTCATGGAAATTGTATGCCCACACAGTTTAAAAATGCTGCGATTAATAACCAATACAGAAGGGCTTTTGGTATATAACATTATTCCATTTTCTCTCACTGTAACAtcctatatatttataattattgCCATAATGAAGATACGTACCAGTATTGGTAGAAGAAAAGCCTTCTACACATGTTCCTCACATCTCATAGTCAACACATTACTTTACACCTCCTTTATTCTTCAGTATTATATACCAAGCAATTTTGTAGGCTcaaagaaaatattttctttatttaacaCAGTGATTCTCTCCTTGCTCAATCCTTTCTTGTACAGCATCAGAAATGAAGACATCAAAATTGCTTTTAAAAGGAGAATTGGGAAATTTAAATCCAACACATTCGGTCATATAGTGGCCAATGTCATCGGAGTGAGGAAGGAAATCTAA